CAGGAAAATTCAATAAAGAAAAATACGAAGAAGATAAAAAGACGCTGATTGCCAAAATGCAGGATAAAGGTTATCGTGATGCAGTAATCCTGAAAGACAGTGTTTATCAGTACAGCGATAAAGCCGTTGGGATTAAGATCGATTTATTCGAAGGGCCTAAATATTATTTCGGAAATATCAGCTGGGCCGGTAATGCCAAATATGCCGGAAAAGATCTGGAGCGTATCCTTGGTATTGAAAAAGGAGAAGTATTCAGTGAAGAGAAGCTGGAGAAAAAATTAAGAGGCAGCCCTAATAGCGATGATGTTTCCAGTTTATACCTGAACGATGGTTATTTAACTTTTAACGTAGACCCGGTTCAGACAAAGATCTATGGTGATACAGTTGATGTGGAAGTGCGCATCTATGAAGGACCACAGTATACCAATAACAGAATAACGGTTAAAGGAAATACCATTACCAACGACAGAGTTGTATTGCGTGATGTACGTACCAAACCAGGAGATAAATTCTCTAAAGACTTATTGATCCGTACCGTTCGTGAGATCGGTCAGATGGGTAACTTCGACGAGTCTAAAACAGTGCCTACACCTAAGCCAAATCCGGCAGATGGAACTGTAGATATTGAATATGCAGTAGAAGAAAAACCTTCTGATCAGATTGAGCTATCAGGTGGTTTTGGTGGTGGTAACATCATCGGTACTTTAGGATTGACTTTTAATAACTTCTCTTTGAAGAACCTGTTTAATCTGGATGCTTACAAACCATTGCCAAAAGGTGACGGACAGAAGTTGAGTCTTCGTGGACAGACCAATGGTAAATACTACCAGTCTTATAGTTTCTCTTTCTCAGAGCCATGGTTAGGTGGTAAAAAACCAATCAGTTTTGGGGTAAGTGCTTTTACTTCCTTACAATCGAACGGATTAAAAGAGAATGATACCCGCGGGCAGCAACAAAGAATCCGCTTAAACGGGGTAACGGTAAGTCTGGGCAGAAGATTAAACTTCCCGGATAACTACTTCCAGTTGAGCCACGCTTTGAGTTTTCAGCAATATATTCTGAACAATTATTCTGGTTATAAATTCAATACCGGTACTTCTTACAACATCAGTTTAGCGCAGGAGTTGAGCAGGGATTCCAGGGATTCCCCGATCTTCCCTACAAGCGGTTCCTTCTTTAAATTTACAATTCAGGCAACCCCTCCATATTCCTTGTTGAATAAGCTGAACTATGCTACTGCTCCGGATAAAGAATTCTATAAGTTCACCGAGTATCACAAATGGAAGTTTGAGTCTCAGTGGTTCCATAAACTTGCAGGTAAGTTCGTCGTGAAAGCACAGGCACAGTTTGGTTTCCTTGGATCGTATAACAAGGCTGTTGGAGATCCGGCATTTGAGCGCTTCAAACTGGGTGGTGATGGTATGCAGGGATTCGATTTCCTTCAGGGTTCAGAGCTGATCGCTATGCGTGGTTACTCTAACAGTGCCGTAATTCCGAATGGTTCAAACGTAAGGATTGCACAACAGTCAGGAAGTCCGATCTTCACCAAATATATGTTGGAGTTAAGATACCCGGTAATTGCCAGTCAGTCGGCTACCGCATTCCTTGTTGCTTTTGCAGAAGGTGGAAATACCTGGAACAATTTCTCTGAATATAATCCTTTTAACGTAAGACGTTCGGCCGGTTTTGGTGCGAAGATATTTTTACCGATATTTGGATTATTGGGAATTGATTATGCGATTCCTTTTGATAAGATTCCTGGAGTTGATAATGGAGGAAAGCAAAACTTTACTTTCAGTATTGCACAGCAGTTAGGTGGATTTAACTAATAAAAACAGACGAATGAAAAAATATCTTTTAATATGCTTCTTAACTTTTACGTGCATGGGAGCCTTTGCTCAGAAATTCGCGTATGTTGACACAGAATATATCTTAAAGCACCTTCCTGAATATAAGTCCGCTTTAAGCCAGTTGAATGTTTTATCACAACAATGGCAGGGACAGGTAGATCAGAACTTTGTAGAGATCGATAAGATGTACAAAGCTTATCAGGCCGATCAGGTTTTGTTAACTGCGGATATGCGCAAAAGAAGAGAAAACGACATCATCGAAAAGGAGAAAGAAGCGAAAGATTTTCAACGTAAGATCTTCGGTCCGGATGGCGAACTTTTCCAGTCCCGGACTAAACTACTTAACCCTATTCAGGATAAAGTAACAAAGACCATCAGTGAAGTAGCGAAAGCTAAACTTTTTGATTTCATCTTTGATAAAAGCAGTGAATCGACTATGATGATTTATGCCAGCAGCAATTACGATGTTAGTAATGATGTCATCAGGTTATTGGGATTTAAGCCTGGGTCGATCTTAAAATAACACACACACATAAACAAGTAAAAACAATTATTAAGACAAATAGAAATGAGAAAGTCAATTAACGCATTTTTTGTAGCAGCGGGGTTATTGTTTACTGCCAACATTGCAAATGCACAACAAAAATTCGCACATTTAAATTCAGCATTGATCATTGAAGCAATGCCGGAAGTGAAAGCAGCGAGAACAACATTAGAAGCCTTTGGAAAAACGAAACAAGCTGACGTTGAGAAAATGATTTCTGAATATCAGGTTAAACTACAGGCAGCTGAAGCTAAGCAAAAAACAATGAGCGAAGCAAATAAAGAAACTGTTGGTAAAGAGTTACAAACTATGGGTGCTGAATTACAGGATCTTCAAAAACGTATTGAAGATGCAAGAGCTAAAGCACAACAGGAAATGGAAGCTAAAAATGCGGAATTGTTTAACCCTATTCAGGTAAAAGCTGATGCAGCAATTAAAGCTGTTTCTAAAGAAAAAGGTTTTGCTTATGTATTTGATACTGCAAACCAGGCTTTAGTTTATTGGGATGGTGGGGATGATATCACAGCAGCTGTTAAAGCTAAATTGGGTATCGCAGCAACTGCAGCTCCTAAGAAATAATTAAAATTAAAATATTTAAATTGCGGGATTGAGTGATAAAACTCAATCCCGTTTTTTTTATAATGAATATTGGACAATCTATTGGCGTTTTTGATTCTGGTTATGGTGGTTTAACGGTGTTTAAATCGATTGTTGAAAAGTTACCTCAATACAACTATATCTATCTGGGCGATAACGCCCGTGCCCCCTATGGAGATCATTCTTACGAAACCATTTATCAATATACACTGGAATGTGTGGAATGGCTTTTTGCTCAGGGTTGCCCCCTAGTGATCCTGGCCTGTAATACGGCTTCGGCAAAAGCCCTTCGCAGCATCCAGCAAAAAGTACTTCCCTTGAAGTATCCGAATCACCGGGTGTTGGGGGTCATAAGACCCACAGCAGAAATAGTAGGGGATTTCAGTACACATAAAACGATAGGAGTGATGGGGACCAGAGGAACGGTGAACTCTTTGTCGTACCCGATGGAAATTGCTAAGTTTTTTCCCGAAGTAAAAGTACTGCAACAAAGCTGCCCGATGTGGGTCCCATTGATTGAAAATAATGAACACCTGAATCCCGGTGCAGATTATTTTGTGAAGAAGTACCTTGAGGAATTATTGGCTCAGGATGCAGACATTGATTGTATCCTGCTGGCTTGTACCCATTATCCTTTAATGATTCCAAAGCTTCAGGCTTTACTTCCCGAAGGCATCCGATTGCTGGGGCAAACCGATATTGTTGCCGATAGCCTTGATGCCTATTTAAAAAAGCATCCTGAGATTGCGGTTAAAATAGCGAAAGACGGAATGCGGCATTTCTATACTTCCGGAGATACGGAGGTCTTTGATAAACATGCTTCCATTTTCTTCGGGGCGGAAATCAGTTCTGAACAGATGCACCTTCAAATCTAATCCTGCCAGCTCCGATCCGGGGCTGTTTTTTTTATCTGAATATTTTCTTGTCTGTTCGTCGAAAAGTAATGGCAGTTGGTCGACTGTTACTGCGGCATGGTCTAATGCGCCAAAAAACGCTGAAACGTTTCCTGTGTGATGGCGTCTTATCTACAAAACAACAATTAAATAAATAAAAAACTTAAAACTAAAAGATATGAAAACTTCGATCAAAACCTTATTCGCTTCAGCTTTAACTGCTATCGTTTTAACTTCTTCAGCCTTCACTACTTTCGCTAAAGATACTACACCTGTAAGCGCATCAGCTGCTGTAAAATTCAATAAAGTAGTTGTTACCGGAAATGCTAAAGTGGTATTGGTACAGGGCAATTCAGAAAGCGTTACCACCAATGATGAGCTTAGCGCCAACACTACCGTTCAGCAAAAAGGATATACTTTGTACATCAACTCTACAGAGAGCAGCCCGGCAACCATCTATGTAAATGTAAAAGATCTGCAAAGAATTGATGCCTCCAATACTGCTCAGGTAAAAACCCGTGGTAACTTCGACTTAGCCGTTCTTCAGATCTTTTTAAAAGATGGGGCCAAAGCAAATGTAAATGCAAAAGTAGGCAGCCTTTATACTGACATGAAAGATCAGTCTGACCTGAAACTGAGCGGTTCATCAGCAGAACACAGCCTGGTAAGAAATGATGTTTCAAAATTAAACCTGAATGATTTTGTAATTGCTAAACTATAAAAGACCGGAACTCCCGATAAGAAAGAACTGAAAATCATTTCTGCAAGAAACCGCTCCTCCGAATGTGCGGTTTTTTTGTGCGATAAACTGTCGCTTTTTATGCTGCTAAACGGTTTAAATGATGTTTGAACATCTGATTATAATCTTAATGAAAGATTGTATTTCTTTCTAGGTTCTAATTATTATTAACGGTAAATTTGCGGCTCAAATCACACACCAATGAGCGACTCGATCAAGCATGAATGCGGAATAGCCTTTATCCGCCTTTTAAAACCTCTCTCATACTACCAGGAAAAATACGGTACAGCACTCTGGGGACTGAATAAGCTTTATCTTTTGATGGAAAAGCAACACAACCGCGGACAGGATGGAGCCGGTATTGCCACCATTAAACTTGATGTTAAACCAGGACACCGCTATATCAGCAGGTACCGGTCTATGGCACAAAATGCGGTGGCAGACATTTTTGGATATGTACAAAATAAATTTGTAGACATCCAGAATGAAACCCCTGAGTTGATGCAGGATGCGGAATGGTTAAAATCCAATGTCAGTTTTATCGGGGAAGTTCTGTTAGGTCATCTTCGTTATGGTACCCATGGTCAGAACAGTATTGAAAACTGTCATCCTTTCTTACGTCAGAATAACTGGATGACCCGTAATCTTGTGATTGCAGGTAACTTCAACATGACGAATGTAGAAGAGTTACTGGAGCAATTGTATGAGTTGGGACAACATCCAAAAGAAAAAGCGGATACCGTTACTGTCCTTGAAAAAATTGGTCATTTCCTTGACGATGAGAATCAGGAGCTTTTTGATGCTTATAAGAAAGAAGGATTGGATAACGTAGAAATTACCCATAAAATCTCTGAAGGTTTAGATATTGCTAAAATCCTGCGTCGTTCTGCTAAAAACTGGGATGGTGGATATGCGATCTCCGGAATTGTTGGTAATGGGGATGCTTTTGTGCTTCGTGACCCTTCAGGAATACGTCCGGCATTTTATTATGCTGATGATGAAATCGTAGTTGCTGCTTCAGAAAGACCAGCAATTCAGACGGCCTTCAACATTCCATTCAAAGATGTTAAAGAAATCGAACCGGGACATGCTTTAATCGTTAAGAAAAGTGGTAAAGTTACTCAGGAAGTGTTCAGAGATCCTCAGGAAAAAAGAGCCTGCTCATTTGAACGTATTTATTTCTCCAGAGGGAGTGATGCGGATATTTATAAAGAAAGAAAACAATTAGGTGCGCTATTGTGTGATCAGATTTTGAAAGCAGTAAGTGCAGACCTTAAAAATACAGTATTCTCTTTTATCCCGAATACTGCTGAAGTGTCTTTCTACGGAATGGTGGAAGGATTACACAGCTATATCAGAGGCGTACAAAAGGATACATTACTGAACCGTAAAGAAGAACTGAACGATCAGGAACTGGATGAGCTGCTTTCAATGAACCCACGGGTGGAGAAGCTGGCGATTAAGGATGTGAAATTAAGAACATTCATTACCCAGGACGCGGACAGACAGGATATGGTGGCGCATGTTTATGATACGACTTACGGCATCATTAAAAATGATACCGATACTTTAGTTGCGATAGATGATTCAATTGTAAGGGGAACAACGCTGAAACAAAGCATCATCAAAATCATTGACAGATTACATCCTAAGAAGATCATTATTGTTTCTTCTGCACCTCAGATCCGTTACCCGGATTGCTACGGTATAGATATGTCTAAAATGGGGCAGTTTGTAGCTTTTGAAGCGGCGATCCAATTGTTAAAGGAACGTGGTATGGAACACATCATCGAAGAAGTTTACCAGAAATGTAAAGCTTCCCTGTTGTTGCCTAAAGAGGAGATCGTAAATCATGTGAAAGACATTTACAGACCTTTCACACAAGAAGAGATCTCTGCTCAGATTACGAAGATTATTACCCCTGCAAACATCAATGCTGAGGTTGAGGTGATTTATCAAACTTTAGATAATTTACATGTGGCTTGTCCTAACCATACCGGCGACTGGTATTTCTCTGGAAATTATCCAACTCCAGGTGGAAACAAAGTAGTGATCAAAGCTTTTGTGAACTGGAAAGAAGGAAACAACCAGAGAGCTTACTAAAATAAGCTGGTTATAAAATATAATCCCCGCTATAGTTAAAGCTATAGCGGGGATTTTTTGTATGGGCATTGATGATTACTTGTAATACTTCAACAGCACTTCCACAAACAATCTGATTGCAAAGATAATGATGACTGCACCGGCAATCCTGTTCAGGTTCTGAATGGTTTTCTCTTTGATTCTATACCTGAGCTTGGCCGCATAATAGGTTTTTATTCCGTCTACTGAAAGCTGTGTTGCCATTGCAATAATAAAGAAAACGATCTTTTCGGCCATGGTATAATGCAATTGTACCGATATAATCCCTCCAACCATAATCCAGAACATCAGAGTGGTGGGGGACAGCAGGCACATTAAAAATCCTTTCAGAATATAGCCCCGCTTCTTCACTTTGGCGATTTCAGAAATGTCATAACTTACTTTTACTTTATTGAATAAATAGTATAGACCGATACCAAAAAGAAAAAGGCCTCCAACGATGCCTATGTATTGAAAATACTCCGCGTTATAGTCTACAAACTGTGCGCTGAAGATGGTAAGTGTAATAAATATAATGTCACTAAAAATCACCCCCACAGCAAGCGAAAACCCTGCTTTAAAACCTTTCTCAATGCTGGTTTTTATCATGGAAAAGAAAACAGGACCTGTTAAAAAGGAAAACAAAATACCTGCACCTATCCCTTGTAATATTGCTTCAAACATTCACCTAAACATATAAAATTACGCTAATATGCAATTTTATGAATAAAACTGACCCTATTATAATTAGTTTATTTTACAGGTTACCTCAATTCCACGAACAAAATTAATCTGGTTTGTAGCTGATTCTCAAATTTGTGTCTCTTATTACGATGCCAATCTAAAAATGACGGAAGATCATTGTGTAAAGTATACACTTTACAAAACAGTTTTTTTTATTTATGTTTAACCCCAAGTAAACCTAATATATATAATGACTGCAGAAAATTCACAAACCAAATGGGCTCAATTCATCCCATTAGTTACCGTATTCTTTTTTTGGGGCTTTGTTGCGGCGAGCAACGATATCCTGATTCCGGTATTCCAGAAAGCTTTTAACCTAACACAAAGCCAAAGCCAATGGGTATCCTTAGCGTTCTATATTGCTTATACGGTAGGTTCATTAATCTATATGGGGGTTTCTATTTTAATCAAAAAAGACCTTGTCAATAAAATCGGATATAAAAACGGCCTTGCATTGGGCCTATGTATTTCGGCCGTTGGAACTTTATTGTTTTATCCGGCGGCAAATTACGGTTCGTTTCCATTAATGTTGTCGGGTTTGTTTATCGTGGCCCTGGGATTTTCCCTACAGCAGACGGTAGCAAACCCACTGGCCATTGCATTAGGGCCTATTGCAACGGGTTCTCAACGATTAACCCTTGCTGGAGGAATCAATAACTTTGGAACAACCATCGGTCCGCTGATCGTTAGTTTTGCTATTTTCGGATCAGCAGGCGGTAGTGACATCAGTATTGAAAGCGTTAAAATACCTTACCTGATTCTGGGGGTTGCCTTTCTGGCAGTGGCTATCTTTTTAAAGTTGTCTCCACTTCCGGACAGACCAGCTTTAGTAGAAGAATCTAAAGATGAGGAGGGGGCTTCCAGAAGTTCTGCGCTTAAATACCCTCAGTTGGTTTTGGGAATGATTGCCATCTTCGTTTACGTAGGTGTTGAAGTTTCTACAGCCAGTAACCTGCCTGCTTATATGGAAAAAGAGCTGGGTTTTGCAATTAAAGATGTAGCGCCATTTATTTCCCTGTATTGGGCTAGTATGATGATTGGACGATGGACAGGTGCGGTTGAGGCTTTCACTGATCATGTTAAAACTCAGAAAATCCTGAGATTTGTGGCTCCTTATCTTGCTTTTGGTATTTTCCTTGCCGTTAATGCGATTGCAAAACATGATTTGGCCCCTTTCTATGTATATGGTTTGATTATCCTGGTTTTAATTGTTGCAGATACCTTAAGTAAAGGAAATCCAGCGCGCATGTTGCTGATCTTTTCTACCATTGGTATTGCTGCTTTATTGATTGGTATGTTTACCACAGGTATGGTCAGCGTTTATGCAATTACAAGTGTAGGACTATTCTGTAGCACGTTATGGCCTTGTATCTTTACCCTGGCCGTGAGTGGACTGGGCAAAAATACCAGCCAGGGGAGCAGTTTCTTAATCATGATGATTATGGGCGGTGGTATCATGAGCTGGGTTCAGGGTTATGTGTCAGAATTTATCGGTATTCAATTCAGCTATATTGTAGGAATCCTTTGCTTTGCTTACCTGGTATTTTATGCCTTGAAAGTGAGTGGAATTCTTAAAGCTCAGGGTATCTCTTTTGACAAAAAGATTTCCGGAGGTCATTAAACCTATTTAAAAACAGAAAGAGCTTCTCATTTTTTAATGGGAAGCTTTTTAATTTATACCCGTCATGAGTAAAAAGAGTTTCGATCATATTTATATGCACCTGGCCGCTGATCTGGCTGCACGTTCACATTGTGTAAGGGCACAGGTCGGTGCGGTTTTGACAAAAGATACCAGAATTATTTCCATCGGTTATAACGGGCCGCCCCCCGGAACACACAATTGTGATGAAGAATGGCCGGAAAAGGGCTGCGACAGGGATTCAAGAGGAAGTTGTTCCCTTGCGTTACATGCAGAGGAGAACGCGATTCTGTATGCTTCTAAAAATGGTTCAAAGATAGAGGGCTCGACCTTGTATACGACCTTATCCCCATGTATTGCCTGTGCCAGGTTAATCTTATCCTCAGGAATAAAGAAAGTTCTTTATATGGATTCCTATGCAGAATATAAAGGATTACCGAGTGATGAAGGGGTTGATTTTCTGCGTAGGTTCGGTGTAGAAGTGAATAAGTATCAAATCGAGGTTAATTGATAATCTGTCTTGTAGCAGCAGGTAAGTTTTCTTAACTTTGGCCATGCTAGAAAAAATCATTATTCTCGATTTTGGTTCCCAATACACACAGCTAATTGCCCGCAGGGTACGCGAACTAAATGTGTATTGCGAAATTCATCCATTCAACAACATTCCTGAGATCTTATCTGATGTTAAAGGTATCATCTTTTCAGGTAGTCCTTATTCTGTTCGTCAGGAAGATGCTCCTCAGATAGACCTAACCAAGTTCCACCTTAAGTTCCCTGTTTTGGGTGTTTGTTATGGTGCGCAATATATGGCTCAACAAATAGGAGGTGAAGTTCAGGCCTCTTCAACACGTGAATACGGCAGAGCTAACCTGAATTTCGTGGCTAGCGGAAATAAATTATTTAAAAATATTAACCTGGATTCTCAGGTATGGATGTCGCACGGAGATACCATTACCAGAATCCCGGAAAACTTTGAACTGATTGCAAGTACAGACAGCGTTAAAGTTGCGGCTTATCAGATTAAAGATACAGAAACCTATGCCATCCAATTCCATCCTGAGGTAACGCACAGTACGGATGGAAAACAGCTTTTAGAAAACTTCCTGGTAGACATTTGCGGATGTAAGCAGGAGTGGACTTCCGAAGCTTTTGTGGAAACGACAATTGCTGATTTGCAGGCGAAACTGGGTGACGATAAAGTCGTTCTTGCCCTTTCAGGAGGAGTAGACTCCAGTGTAGCTGCAATTCTTTTACATAAAGCCATCGGCAAAAACCTTCATTGCATTTTCGTAGACAATGGTTTACTTCGTAAAGATGAATATGAAGGTGTATTGGAACAGTATAAGCACCTTGGTTTAAACATCAAAGGCGTTGACGCTAAAGATCGCTTCTTAAGTCAGCTTGCAGGAGTTACTGATCCTGAGTTGAAACGTAAAGCTATCGGTCGTGTATTTATTGAGGTTTTTGACGATGAAGCACATCAGGTACAGGACGTAAAATGGCTTGCACAGGGAACGATTTATCCGGATGTGATCGAATCTGTTTCTGTAAACGGACCATCAGCAACCATTAAATCTCACCATAACGTAGGTGGATTGCCTGACTTTATGAAGTTACAGGTGGTAGAACCATTGAATACTTTGTTCAAAGATGAAGTAAGAAGAGTAGGTACCTCATTAGGATTGGAGCATTTCATTATTGGCCGTCACCCTTTCCCGGGACCAGGTTTAGCGATCAGGATCCTTGGTGAAGTCACTCCTGAGAAAGTTGCGATTTTACAGGAAGCAGACGCCATTTATATCAATAATTTAAAAGAAGCAGGACTATACGATAAAGTATGGCAGGCAGGTGCAATCTTCCTTCCGGTACAATCTGTAGGGGTAATGGGAGATGAGCGTACATATGAGAATGCCATTTGCCTTCGTGCAGTAGAATCAATAGATGGAATGACTGCAGATTGGTGTCATTTACCTTATCAAGTACTCGCCAAAATTTCTAATGAAATTATTAACAAAGTAAAAGGAATAAACCGCGTTGTATATGATATCAGCTCAAAACCCCCAGCTACAATTGAGTGGGAATAAATATTGGCTGATCCTTTGTATTGGCTTGTTGTTTTCGGCATGTTCGCCGAAAACACGGCCCAATACAAATAAAAAACCTGATAACCCGCCAAAAGAAAAGGAAGTCGAGAAACCGGTGGCCCGCTTTAGCGAAGCTAACATTTCTTTGTTGATCCCTTTTCGTCTGAATGAAATCAGGTTGAAGACCGCAACCAAAGCCGAAGTGGAGAGATCTGCTATGGCTATTGATTTTTATCAGGGATTTAAGCTAGGCATAGATTCAGCTGCCTCTTTAGGGCTTAATTTCAAAGTGAATGTTTTCGATACCCGGGACAATAACTCGCAGCTTGAAGGGCTGATCAATAACGGAGGCCTGATGTCCAGCAACCTGATTGTGGGGCCGGTGTTTCCTCAGGGAGTAAAGTATATCACCGCTTACTCGAAAGCAAAAAATATTCCGGTAGTATCGCCTTTGGCCGCTTCTCATCCTGAAGAGTTTTCCAATCCGAATCTGATCTCTATCGTCAATAATATTGACCTTCATATAGAAAAAATCGGAAGCTATATCTCCAAAAATTACAACACCGAACATACGGTAGTGGTGATGATTAATCCAAAGACAAGCAGTGATGAAATCATGGCAGCCCCTTTGCGTCGGTATTTTAGCTCCGGCAAAAAGGTGTTTTTAGTGCAGGAGTATCCTTCGGTATTCAGTTTCGAAACAAAGATGGCAAAGGACAAGGAATACGTAGTCGTTGTAACTTCTTCCGACCGGAAGTTTGTGGTTCCGACACTGGATCGTCTGGTGAAAATTAAAAATAAAGGTTTTAAAGTCAATTTATTTGGTCATCCGGACTGGGTAAAACAAAACTATAATATCGATCGGCTTCAGGCTTTAAATACCAGCATTACCTCTTCTTATAAAGTGGATTACCACAATGCTCAAACCATCACTTTTATCAGGAAATACAGGGCCAAATTCAATTTTGAACCTGGAGAATATTCTTTTAAAGGTTTTGATATCGGGTTCTATTTTGGTAAATTGTTTGCAGAACATGGAGCTGACTATTTAAAATACCTGACCAAAGAGAAATATAAAGGGTTACACAATTCCTTCACGTTCTATCATGATGAGAAACTGGGATACATCAATACCAGTTTAATGCTTTTACGCTATAAGAATTTTGCTTTAAACGTTGTGGAATGAGAATAGAACACCAAATCAGGGCATTTGAACAAATCTTCAAAAACTATGATGGCTTATTGCCTTTACACCGGTTTTTGTTTATCTATTTTAAGCAGAATAAAAAAATGGGCTCTTCAGACAGAAGGTGGTCCAGTCGCTATATTTATAGCTTTTTTAGACTGGGGAAAGCCCTGATTAAAGAAGAACAGGTTGTTCGCCTTGCGGTGGCCGACTTTTTATGTAATACCACACCGAGCCTGGTTGTGGAGACCCATCTGCCTGCTTTGCTGACGCAGATGGAATTACCGGTAAAGGCCAAACTGGATTTGGTGAAAGCGGCCTTTGCTGAGTTCAGATTAGCAGATGTATTTTCTTTTCACCAAAATCTCTCTGCTGAGGTAGAGAAGGAAGATTTTTTTGAATCTTTCTTTACACAGCCAGACCTGTTTTTAAGAATTACTACCGGTCATCTGAAACATTTACTGGAAGCCTTGAAAGCACATGAAGTACCTGTTCAGGAACTGACTGAGACCACACTGGCCCTGCCAAACGGGACAAAACTGGAGCAGGTATTCCCCAATCAAAAGTTCTATCAGGTACAGGATCTTTCTTCTCAAAAGACAGGAATGTTTTTTGAGCCAAGGGCCTGGGATTACTGGTGGGACTGTTGTGCAGCTTCCGGAGGCAAATCGCTGCTTCTGCACGATCTTGAGCCTACTGTTCAGCTCTTGGTGAGTGATGTCAGAGAAAATAGCTTAAACAACCTGGATGATCGTTTTCACGAAGCCGGAATAAAGAAATATCAAAAGAAAGTACTGGATCTGTTGCAAAACAACGATCAGGACCTTCACCACTATGAGTTTGACGGTATTATCCTGGATGCACCCTGCTCGGGTTCAGGAACCTGGGGGCGTACACCCGAAATGCTGTATTTCTTCGATGAACATAAAATCAGCAATTATACCCGGTTACAAAAGGCCATTGCAGGTAATGTAGTACAATACCTGAAGCCCGAAAAACCACTGATTTATATTACTTGTTCCGTATTTAAACAGGAGAATGAGGAAATCGTCAGCTATCTGACAGAAACATTCTCTTTAAAGCTGGAAAAAATGGAAATGATCAGGGGCTATAAAGATAAAGCCGATACCATGTTTGTTGCCCGTTTGATTAAGGTTTAGTGCTTTTGCGTACTAAACCAATGCCTTAGCTTATCCTTTGCGTGCCTGAGGGCTTCAAAGAAAATGGCTAAAGCGCCAATAATGAGGGTAAATTGCTCGAAGCTGTTCATCATCTTCTGATATTGGTTTCTTACTATAAGACGAAGCGGGGGCCTAAATGTTACAGTCCTGTATTGTTGCGGAACAATTTA
This region of Pedobacter steynii genomic DNA includes:
- a CDS encoding ABC transporter substrate-binding protein, translating into MISAQNPQLQLSGNKYWLILCIGLLFSACSPKTRPNTNKKPDNPPKEKEVEKPVARFSEANISLLIPFRLNEIRLKTATKAEVERSAMAIDFYQGFKLGIDSAASLGLNFKVNVFDTRDNNSQLEGLINNGGLMSSNLIVGPVFPQGVKYITAYSKAKNIPVVSPLAASHPEEFSNPNLISIVNNIDLHIEKIGSYISKNYNTEHTVVVMINPKTSSDEIMAAPLRRYFSSGKKVFLVQEYPSVFSFETKMAKDKEYVVVVTSSDRKFVVPTLDRLVKIKNKGFKVNLFGHPDWVKQNYNIDRLQALNTSITSSYKVDYHNAQTITFIRKYRAKFNFEPGEYSFKGFDIGFYFGKLFAEHGADYLKYLTKEKYKGLHNSFTFYHDEKLGYINTSLMLLRYKNFALNVVE
- a CDS encoding RNA methyltransferase: MRIEHQIRAFEQIFKNYDGLLPLHRFLFIYFKQNKKMGSSDRRWSSRYIYSFFRLGKALIKEEQVVRLAVADFLCNTTPSLVVETHLPALLTQMELPVKAKLDLVKAAFAEFRLADVFSFHQNLSAEVEKEDFFESFFTQPDLFLRITTGHLKHLLEALKAHEVPVQELTETTLALPNGTKLEQVFPNQKFYQVQDLSSQKTGMFFEPRAWDYWWDCCAASGGKSLLLHDLEPTVQLLVSDVRENSLNNLDDRFHEAGIKKYQKKVLDLLQNNDQDLHHYEFDGIILDAPCSGSGTWGRTPEMLYFFDEHKISNYTRLQKAIAGNVVQYLKPEKPLIYITCSVFKQENEEIVSYLTETFSLKLEKMEMIRGYKDKADTMFVARLIKV